A single region of the Mechercharimyces sp. CAU 1602 genome encodes:
- a CDS encoding tetratricopeptide repeat protein, with translation MRRRRKELKMTQSELAEGIISVPYLSLIENERANPPADVISPLAQRLKMSLHELQGISDPLVLKEAHLLIEKIRFSMFNEEHENCRHYLQKLEEFSPLIRDEKLLMKIDLIRINVMDQQLQAERAKQLLHSFEQKWVNFQSCPDTFVSYLRMKGNIEICQGNYMKAIQHYQTALPLFAEMKDELEKGYLYTNLACSYLLLTKPQMGVIYSEKAIAILSQMDRWQELIAVYHIMGCCYVHMGEHDEAQQYFERMLKMSQQMSGISPLFTARAYHEMGTTKHQLDYYDEALQYFALALKTAKSEDDDPLPYWEVGKIFESMTKTYLKKGQLEQAERYLNKALQLLDNHHISLAESWIQLGHLHYAKGEFSSFEQVYMNAITVFIEHENYSKVARAAHALGLYFHNQGDEGKSSHWSRLACEYYAKLVPVGEFDHILPTQIENNNPT, from the coding sequence ATCCGACGTAGACGGAAAGAGCTTAAAATGACTCAATCGGAGCTAGCAGAGGGTATTATATCTGTTCCTTATCTAAGCCTTATCGAGAACGAACGTGCCAATCCTCCTGCTGATGTGATTTCTCCGCTTGCTCAGCGACTCAAGATGTCCTTACATGAGCTACAAGGCATTTCAGATCCTCTCGTTCTAAAAGAAGCTCATCTACTAATAGAGAAAATTCGCTTCTCCATGTTTAATGAAGAGCATGAAAATTGCCGACACTATTTACAAAAGCTAGAAGAGTTCTCCCCCTTGATCCGTGATGAAAAATTGCTGATGAAAATTGACTTGATCAGAATTAACGTCATGGACCAACAACTACAAGCAGAGCGCGCCAAGCAGTTATTACATTCGTTCGAGCAAAAGTGGGTTAATTTTCAATCATGCCCAGACACATTCGTCTCCTATTTACGCATGAAAGGAAATATTGAAATCTGTCAAGGGAATTACATGAAGGCGATTCAACATTATCAAACGGCACTTCCTCTATTTGCGGAGATGAAAGATGAGCTAGAAAAGGGATACTTGTATACCAACCTTGCATGCAGTTACCTTCTGCTCACCAAACCGCAAATGGGCGTTATCTATTCGGAAAAAGCAATAGCAATCCTTTCACAGATGGATCGCTGGCAAGAATTGATTGCTGTTTATCATATTATGGGTTGTTGTTATGTTCATATGGGAGAGCATGATGAAGCCCAACAATATTTTGAACGCATGTTAAAAATGTCGCAACAGATGAGTGGCATATCCCCTTTATTTACCGCCCGTGCTTATCATGAAATGGGCACCACCAAACATCAATTAGATTACTATGATGAAGCTCTACAATACTTTGCCCTTGCCTTAAAGACGGCTAAATCGGAAGATGATGACCCTCTGCCTTATTGGGAAGTAGGGAAAATCTTTGAGTCGATGACAAAAACCTATCTTAAAAAAGGACAGTTAGAGCAGGCAGAACGTTATCTAAATAAGGCTCTGCAACTTTTAGACAATCACCATATCTCATTAGCGGAAAGTTGGATTCAGTTAGGTCACCTTCATTATGCGAAAGGTGAATTCTCTTCGTTTGAACAGGTATATATGAATGCCATTACCGTTTTCATCGAACACGAAAACTACAGCAAGGTGGCTCGTGCGGCACACGCACTCGGACTTTATTTCCATAATCAAGGGGATGAAGGGAAAAGTTCACATTGGTCACGGCTCGCCTGTGAGTATTATGCCAAACTTGTTCCTGTCGGAGAATTTGATCACATCTTACCTACACAAATAGAAAACAATAACCCTACTTAA
- a CDS encoding RluA family pseudouridine synthase, which translates to MTQERLFNTFIVTAAEDGKKLQQVLKNRYHFSRRWLRRLKQGQYVLVNDEASYLSARIHSGDEIRIFLPDEITLKIEPEAIPLRISYEDEDIVVVDKPAGIVVHPTKGYPNGTLANGLAYHFLQQGRELPIRPVSRLDKDTSGLLMMAKHAYTHDFLSKEMKKKRYQRQYVAIVHGQIADDVGTINRPIAHDPVRPIHRWVNENGAQAITHYEVLERKEGATLVSLQLETGRTHQIRVHLSDYGHPIIGDRMYAEGWKDYGIKRQALHATRLSFIHPRDGKEYMFFSPLSQDMKELWAKL; encoded by the coding sequence TTGACACAGGAACGCTTATTTAACACTTTTATTGTGACAGCAGCAGAGGATGGCAAGAAACTGCAACAGGTACTAAAAAATCGCTATCATTTTTCACGCCGGTGGCTTCGTCGTTTAAAACAGGGTCAGTATGTGCTGGTCAATGACGAGGCTAGCTATTTGAGTGCACGTATTCATAGCGGCGATGAGATTCGCATCTTTTTGCCAGATGAAATCACACTTAAGATTGAACCAGAGGCCATTCCGCTTCGTATTAGCTATGAGGACGAAGATATTGTTGTAGTAGATAAACCAGCAGGAATCGTTGTCCACCCTACAAAAGGCTATCCTAACGGTACGCTGGCTAACGGTTTGGCTTATCATTTTCTTCAACAGGGACGAGAGCTTCCCATTCGACCAGTAAGTCGACTGGATAAGGATACGTCTGGGTTACTCATGATGGCGAAACATGCTTATACACATGATTTTCTATCTAAAGAGATGAAGAAGAAACGATACCAGCGTCAGTATGTAGCGATCGTACACGGGCAGATAGCGGACGATGTTGGTACGATCAATCGTCCTATTGCCCATGATCCGGTGCGCCCAATTCACCGTTGGGTGAATGAGAACGGGGCACAAGCTATAACCCATTATGAAGTGCTTGAGCGAAAAGAAGGTGCGACGCTAGTAAGCTTGCAGTTGGAAACGGGGAGAACGCATCAAATTCGCGTTCATTTGTCTGACTATGGACACCCTATTATCGGTGATCGTATGTATGCTGAGGGATGGAAAGATTATGGAATAAAGAGGCAAGCGCTGCATGCCACAC
- the ligA gene encoding NAD-dependent DNA ligase LigA: MQKAEAKNRIEELRREIDQHNVYYHEQDEPQISDAEYDILMRKLLELEAQFPDLIVPESPTQRVGGEPLPHFNKVEHEVPMLSLSNAFNEQDLRDFDERIKRLLGTTEMEYVCELKVDGLAVSLLYEEGRFVRGATRGDGQIGEDITQNLKTIRSLPLKLNKPVTLEVRGEAFMPRSAFTRLNEKKREKGEAIFANPRNAAAGSLRQLDPKLAAARSLDLFLYGTGMVQEETPPTHSAYLDWLAELGFRINPKRRVARTIEEVVAYIDEMEQARADLGYEIDGIVIKVNERRYYHALGTTAKSPRWAIAYKFPAEEAVTVLRDIEIKVGRTGAVTPTAILEPVSLAGTTVSRASLHNEEIIREKGLMLGDHVKVKKAGDIIPEVISVLEEKRTGAEREFHMPSSCPACESQLVHLEEEVALRCINPECPAQIREGMIHFVSRGAMNIDGLGEKVIIQLFEAGLIQSVADLYTLEEKDLLPLDRMGEKSVNNLIAAIKRSKENSMERLLFGLGIRFVGAKAAQILAEHFGDLERLRHASSEELEEIEGIGPRMADSVRMYFAKPEVEQMLMRLQQEGVNFRYKGLTQAEKGAVDSPFADKTVVITGTMEAMGRKEAKEKIEALGGKVTGSVSKKTDYVVAGASAGSKLEKAKELGVDVIDEARFLQMLADD; the protein is encoded by the coding sequence ATGCAAAAGGCAGAAGCGAAGAATCGGATAGAAGAGCTGCGCCGCGAGATTGACCAACATAATGTCTACTACCACGAACAGGATGAACCACAGATATCAGATGCGGAATACGATATCTTGATGAGAAAATTGCTAGAGTTGGAGGCCCAGTTTCCTGACTTGATCGTGCCCGAATCTCCGACACAGCGTGTCGGGGGGGAGCCTTTGCCTCATTTTAACAAAGTGGAGCACGAGGTACCGATGCTTAGCCTGAGTAATGCTTTTAATGAGCAAGATTTGCGTGACTTTGATGAACGCATCAAGCGCTTACTGGGGACAACTGAGATGGAGTATGTATGTGAATTAAAAGTAGATGGATTAGCGGTATCCCTTTTATATGAAGAAGGTCGTTTTGTGCGGGGAGCGACTCGTGGGGATGGTCAGATAGGAGAAGATATTACACAAAATCTGAAGACCATTCGCTCTCTCCCGCTTAAGTTAAATAAACCTGTTACTTTAGAAGTGCGTGGCGAAGCATTTATGCCGCGCTCTGCATTTACTCGTCTTAACGAAAAGAAGAGAGAGAAGGGTGAGGCCATCTTTGCCAACCCGCGAAATGCAGCGGCAGGATCGTTGCGCCAACTGGATCCAAAATTGGCGGCAGCGCGCTCGCTCGATCTCTTTTTGTATGGGACAGGCATGGTACAGGAAGAAACACCGCCAACTCACTCTGCCTATCTGGACTGGCTAGCGGAATTAGGGTTTCGAATAAACCCTAAGCGGCGTGTTGCGAGAACGATAGAAGAGGTTGTGGCGTATATTGATGAAATGGAACAGGCGCGCGCCGACCTTGGATATGAGATTGATGGTATTGTGATCAAGGTGAATGAACGTCGTTATTATCATGCTTTGGGCACTACAGCGAAAAGCCCTCGTTGGGCAATCGCTTATAAATTTCCTGCTGAGGAAGCAGTTACAGTGTTACGCGATATTGAGATCAAGGTAGGGCGGACAGGGGCGGTAACACCAACAGCAATTTTAGAGCCTGTTTCGTTAGCAGGTACGACCGTAAGTCGTGCTTCTTTACATAATGAGGAGATCATTCGTGAAAAAGGACTGATGTTGGGCGACCATGTGAAAGTAAAGAAAGCAGGCGACATTATTCCCGAAGTGATCAGCGTGCTAGAAGAGAAACGGACGGGAGCGGAAAGAGAATTTCACATGCCATCTTCTTGTCCAGCTTGTGAGAGTCAGCTGGTGCACCTGGAGGAAGAAGTGGCTCTTCGCTGTATTAATCCCGAATGCCCTGCACAGATTCGGGAAGGAATGATTCATTTTGTTTCACGGGGCGCGATGAATATCGATGGTTTGGGAGAAAAAGTGATCATTCAGCTGTTTGAAGCGGGTCTCATACAATCGGTGGCAGATTTATACACGTTGGAGGAGAAAGACCTACTTCCGCTTGATCGCATGGGGGAAAAATCAGTTAATAATCTCATAGCTGCGATTAAACGCAGCAAGGAAAATTCGATGGAACGGCTTCTTTTTGGTTTAGGTATTCGGTTTGTCGGTGCGAAGGCGGCACAGATTCTTGCGGAACACTTTGGTGATTTGGAGCGCTTACGCCATGCCAGTAGCGAGGAACTGGAAGAAATTGAGGGAATCGGACCGCGGATGGCAGATAGTGTAAGGATGTATTTTGCCAAGCCAGAAGTAGAGCAGATGTTGATGCGCTTACAGCAAGAGGGTGTTAACTTCCGCTATAAAGGATTGACACAGGCAGAAAAAGGGGCTGTCGATAGTCCATTTGCAGATAAGACTGTCGTTATTACGGGTACGATGGAAGCGATGGGACGGAAGGAAGCAAAAGAGAAAATCGAGGCGCTGGGTGGAAAAGTAACAGGAAGTGTTAGTAAAAAGACGGATTATGTGGTTGCAGGCGCGAGTGCAGGTTCCAAATTGGAAAAGGCGAAGGAACTGGGGGTGGACGTAATAGATGAAGCTCGCTTTCTACAGATGTTAGCTGATGATTGA
- a CDS encoding transglutaminase family protein, with protein MREVNGVCREGWGMGMKKGSRFFVIMVLLFTIVTGCSWSDQTRSSADPFEQKIDEVHDGITLKPLQLREYATDAGVELSAPEYEKFAVNAKVDISGKVASYKKLKSNYLWIVVEKVEEDNKTAKENVGIAEPFDYYVPIKEGVFKKSLTLFAGSGTYQVTVRLPSMEKSDQYQEITQFKVINVNEKVERDMAFTPIGLESGVTLAQPQQGYMKAERSVQLEGAIRSIKDDISILVRIEQEGKKWEKVLPVHKGVFSTEVPLLFEKGVHHLSVLIPSEEKEGYYQKALSFLAEKGSREPLSPITYYKHYQERGIQLLTPTVSGDRADDTYTIEGKIDPDAPFARETEQVIVQTEKDGKEASYIIPVKDYHFKGEFWLRFGPGKYEVIVNVPEVTKENRDFFRFYGVAQFQIDSSAPIGKENLYPSRGVQSNDKKIKELAQSLTKGAGDERAQAKKIYRYVSRTIKYDVPKFRNDTFSLNDSALKALAEKKGVCQDYAFLAVALLRANGMEARFVEGYAEGVRHAWVEVRIGGEWVTMDPTWGSGYINQRDVFVPSYTEKYFDPEPTMFNRTHKRTGIIY; from the coding sequence ATGAGAGAAGTGAATGGGGTATGCAGAGAGGGATGGGGGATGGGAATGAAGAAGGGTAGTCGATTTTTTGTAATAATGGTGCTACTTTTTACGATCGTGACAGGGTGTTCGTGGAGTGACCAGACTAGGTCATCAGCTGATCCTTTTGAGCAAAAGATAGATGAAGTTCATGATGGCATCACATTAAAGCCTCTTCAATTACGAGAATATGCTACTGATGCTGGCGTAGAGTTATCTGCTCCTGAGTACGAGAAATTTGCCGTCAATGCAAAAGTGGATATCTCCGGTAAAGTAGCTTCATATAAGAAGTTGAAGTCCAACTATCTGTGGATTGTGGTAGAGAAAGTAGAGGAAGACAACAAGACTGCAAAAGAAAATGTAGGAATAGCGGAACCCTTTGATTATTACGTTCCAATCAAAGAAGGAGTTTTTAAAAAGAGTCTTACATTGTTTGCAGGAAGTGGTACATATCAGGTAACTGTCCGACTCCCCAGCATGGAGAAAAGCGATCAGTACCAAGAAATCACGCAGTTTAAAGTAATTAATGTAAATGAAAAAGTGGAAAGAGATATGGCATTTACTCCTATTGGCTTAGAGTCAGGGGTGACTTTGGCACAACCACAGCAGGGTTATATGAAAGCCGAACGCTCTGTGCAATTGGAAGGCGCTATCAGGAGTATAAAGGATGATATTTCTATTCTGGTACGAATCGAACAGGAAGGAAAGAAGTGGGAGAAAGTGCTCCCCGTACATAAGGGAGTATTTTCTACAGAAGTACCGCTACTTTTTGAGAAAGGAGTTCACCACCTTAGTGTTCTTATTCCGAGTGAAGAGAAAGAGGGGTACTATCAAAAAGCACTCTCTTTTTTAGCAGAGAAGGGTTCCCGTGAACCACTTTCCCCGATTACGTATTATAAGCATTACCAAGAACGTGGGATTCAGCTGCTCACTCCGACGGTGAGCGGGGATCGAGCGGATGATACCTATACGATTGAAGGTAAGATCGATCCAGATGCCCCGTTTGCACGTGAGACAGAACAAGTTATTGTACAAACAGAAAAAGATGGCAAGGAAGCTTCCTATATTATCCCTGTGAAGGATTATCATTTTAAAGGGGAATTTTGGCTACGGTTTGGACCTGGGAAATATGAGGTGATCGTCAATGTTCCTGAAGTGACGAAGGAAAACCGTGACTTTTTTCGTTTTTATGGCGTAGCGCAATTTCAAATAGACAGTTCGGCGCCAATAGGAAAGGAAAATTTGTATCCATCAAGAGGGGTACAATCAAATGATAAGAAGATAAAGGAACTGGCACAGTCGCTGACAAAAGGGGCTGGTGACGAACGAGCACAGGCAAAAAAAATCTACCGCTATGTCTCTCGAACCATTAAGTATGATGTTCCTAAATTTCGTAATGACACGTTTTCGTTAAATGATAGCGCCCTCAAAGCGCTCGCAGAGAAGAAGGGTGTTTGTCAAGATTATGCTTTCTTGGCGGTAGCACTGCTGCGCGCCAACGGGATGGAAGCTCGTTTTGTTGAAGGATATGCCGAGGGTGTTCGTCATGCTTGGGTGGAAGTGAGGATTGGTGGAGAGTGGGTGACGATGGATCCAACGTGGGGTTCAGGTTATATTAATCAGCGAGATGTTTTTGTTCCGAGCTACACAGAAAAATATTTTGATCCGGAACCGACGATGTTTAACCGTACTCATAAGCGGACGGGTATCATATATTGA